The following are from one region of the Thermodesulfovibrionales bacterium genome:
- the fliP gene encoding flagellar type III secretion system pore protein FliP (The bacterial flagellar biogenesis protein FliP forms a type III secretion system (T3SS)-type pore required for flagellar assembly.) has translation MKITDPAIEVFFLVGALSLLPSILVSFTSFTRIVVVMSILRQALGSPNLPPNSVIIGISLFLTFYIMGPTLDSVTRNALMPYIKKEISIDQALKKAEPDIKAFMLRQTREKDLALFVKLSKQEIPSRPEELSLRIVVPAFVISELSTAFKIGFLIYLPFLVIDMVVSSILLSMGMMMLPPVLVSMPFKLLLFVMVDGWNLIAGSLVRSFQ, from the coding sequence ATGAAGATAACTGATCCAGCAATAGAGGTATTTTTTCTGGTAGGAGCGCTATCACTCCTTCCTTCTATACTTGTGAGCTTTACATCCTTTACAAGGATAGTGGTTGTTATGAGTATCTTAAGGCAGGCACTTGGAAGTCCCAATCTTCCACCAAACTCTGTAATCATAGGCATATCATTATTCCTTACTTTTTACATAATGGGTCCAACCCTGGATAGCGTCACCAGAAATGCCTTAATGCCCTATATTAAAAAGGAAATATCAATTGACCAGGCCTTAAAAAAGGCAGAACCAGACATAAAGGCCTTTATGCTAAGGCAGACCAGAGAGAAAGACCTTGCCCTCTTTGTGAAGCTATCAAAACAGGAGATTCCCTCAAGGCCTGAGGAATTGTCCCTAAGGATAGTTGTTCCTGCATTTGTTATAAGTGAGCTCAGCACTGCCTTCAAGATAGGGTTTCTCATTTATCTGCCCTTTCTTGTTATAGATATGGTTGTGAGCAGTATTCTTCTTTCCATGGGTATGATGATGCTTCCGCCAGTGCTTGTATCTATGCCCTTTAAGCTTTTGCTCTTTGTTATGGTTGATGGATGGAATCTTATTGCGGGTTCACTTGTAAGGAGTTTTCAATGA
- a CDS encoding flagellar biosynthetic protein FliR, with product MEIRTEEIIDFLLIFVRAGIAMTLLPVFGSRNVPATFRIAFIISFSFLLTPVMDIKISQGDIPLLMISEFLAGMVLGIIARTVFLVAEIAGQVISNTVGLSMATIFDPEAGHSTEISRLFWILSLFIFFTSGIYRDIIYIFVKSYEIVPPGRLYSGDIVKELIPYGGTIITTALKMASGVVVVMFAVNIVMGFISRAVPQMNVFFVAYPFYIGLGLFVMLVSLPAYIYFYNTSFDAMKEELMKSLYLMRR from the coding sequence ATGGAGATAAGGACTGAGGAGATAATTGATTTTTTGTTGATATTTGTGAGAGCAGGTATCGCGATGACCCTGCTTCCTGTCTTTGGAAGCAGAAATGTACCGGCTACCTTCAGGATAGCTTTTATTATTAGCTTTTCATTTCTGCTGACTCCTGTAATGGATATAAAGATATCTCAGGGCGATATACCTTTACTCATGATCTCAGAGTTTTTGGCAGGTATGGTTCTGGGAATAATCGCAAGGACGGTATTCTTGGTAGCTGAAATTGCCGGGCAGGTAATAAGCAATACAGTAGGTCTTTCAATGGCAACAATTTTCGATCCAGAGGCCGGACATTCCACAGAGATATCAAGGCTCTTCTGGATTCTATCCCTTTTTATATTTTTTACCTCCGGTATTTACAGAGACATCATTTATATATTTGTAAAAAGTTATGAGATCGTTCCGCCCGGAAGACTTTATTCAGGAGATATTGTGAAGGAACTCATCCCCTATGGAGGCACAATTATTACTACAGCTCTTAAGATGGCATCTGGAGTTGTTGTCGTTATGTTTGCTGTGAATATTGTTATGGGATTTATCTCAAGGGCTGTTCCACAGATGAATGTATTTTTTGTAGCCTATCCATTTTATATAGGTCTGGGCCTTTTTGTAATGCTTGTATCTCTGCCTGCTTATATATATTTTTACAACACATCCTTTGATGCAATGAAAGAAGAATTAATGAAATCCCTTTATTTGAT
- a CDS encoding flagellar biosynthetic protein FliO: MMDSYIQMVFAFGAVLGLLLIFYGFTLRRRQTERSLINIIAYRVLDPKRGVAVAVMKIGEEILFIGITPNDMRILKKMPDTEVRNHKSAVNDLRSEVRNKDAFSVQDEFKFRTSDLRSLTSAMRKRLNEDN; the protein is encoded by the coding sequence ATGATGGATTCTTATATTCAGATGGTTTTTGCCTTTGGTGCTGTTTTAGGGCTTCTACTTATTTTTTATGGTTTTACACTCAGGAGAAGGCAGACAGAAAGAAGTCTTATAAATATAATTGCCTACAGGGTTCTGGATCCAAAGAGAGGTGTTGCTGTAGCAGTAATGAAGATTGGAGAAGAGATCCTCTTTATAGGTATCACACCAAATGATATGAGGATTCTGAAGAAAATGCCGGATACAGAGGTCAGAAATCATAAATCAGCAGTAAATGATCTGAGATCAGAGGTAAGGAATAAGGATGCTTTCTCTGTTCAGGATGAATTCAAGTTCCGGACTTCTGATCTCCGGTCTCTAACATCTGCCATGAGGAAAAGGCTCAATGAAGATAACTGA
- the fliN gene encoding flagellar motor switch protein FliN, with translation MAEKTITESKVSHRDLDFLLDIPLEVTVELGRARMLIRDLLQLGQGSILELDKLAGEPLEILVNNRLVARGEVVVVNEKFGIRLTEVISPQDRIKQLR, from the coding sequence ATGGCAGAAAAAACAATTACAGAATCAAAGGTTTCGCACCGGGATCTGGATTTTCTTCTTGACATACCTCTTGAGGTTACTGTTGAGCTCGGAAGGGCAAGGATGCTTATAAGAGATCTTCTACAGCTCGGGCAGGGTTCTATACTTGAGCTCGACAAGCTTGCTGGAGAGCCCCTTGAGATACTTGTGAATAACAGGCTTGTGGCAAGAGGTGAGGTTGTGGTTGTTAATGAAAAATTCGGCATAAGGCTTACAGAGGTCATAAGTCCCCAGGACAGGATTAAACAGTTAAGATGA
- the fliQ gene encoding flagellar biosynthesis protein FliQ has translation MTVELVRDIAGEVLKTLLMVSGPVLMVSLIVGLLVSLFQAVTQIQEFTLVFVPKIVAVFICIFLLIPWMARILISFTVSLMDKIPLMVK, from the coding sequence ATGACCGTGGAGCTTGTAAGGGACATAGCAGGTGAGGTTCTGAAGACTCTTCTCATGGTATCAGGTCCGGTACTTATGGTGAGTCTTATAGTGGGTCTTCTTGTGAGTCTCTTCCAGGCAGTCACTCAGATACAGGAATTTACACTTGTCTTTGTGCCGAAGATAGTTGCTGTATTTATCTGTATTTTTTTATTGATACCCTGGATGGCTAGGATACTTATTTCTTTTACTGTAAGTCTAATGGATAAGATCCCTCTTATGGTGAAGTAG